The following proteins are co-located in the Escherichia fergusonii ATCC 35469 genome:
- a CDS encoding recombinase family protein: MRLFGYARVSTSQQSLDLQVRALKDAGVKANRIFTDKASGSSTDREGLDLLRMKVEEGDVILVKKLDRLGRDTADMIQLIKEFDAQGVAVRFIDDGISTDGDMGQMVVTILSAVAQAERRRILERTNEGRQEAKLKGIKFGRRRTVDRNVVLTLHQKGTGATEIAHQLSIARSTVYKILEDERAS; the protein is encoded by the coding sequence ATGCGACTTTTTGGTTACGCTCGGGTCTCAACCAGTCAGCAGTCTCTTGATCTTCAGGTCAGAGCACTCAAAGACGCAGGTGTGAAAGCAAACCGTATATTTACCGATAAGGCATCCGGCAGTTCAACAGACCGGGAAGGGCTGGATTTGCTGAGGATGAAGGTGGAGGAAGGTGATGTCATTCTGGTTAAGAAGCTCGACCGTCTTGGCCGCGACACTGCCGATATGATCCAACTGATAAAGGAATTTGACGCTCAGGGCGTGGCAGTCCGGTTCATTGATGACGGGATCAGTACCGACGGTGATATGGGGCAAATGGTGGTCACCATCCTGTCGGCTGTGGCACAGGCTGAACGCCGGAGGATCCTAGAACGCACGAATGAGGGCCGACAGGAAGCAAAGCTGAAAGGAATCAAATTTGGCCGCAGGCGTACCGTGGACAGGAACGTCGTGCTGACGCTTCATCAGAAGGGCACTGGTGCAACGGAAATTGCTCATCAGCTCAGTATTGCCCGCTCCACGGTTTATAAAATTCTTGAAGACGAAAGGGCCTCGTGA
- a CDS encoding broad-spectrum class A beta-lactamase TEM-1 has translation MSIQHFRVALIPFFAAFCLPVFAHPETLVKVKDAEDQLGARVGYIELDLNSGKILESFRPEERFPMMSTFKVLLCGAVLSRVDAGQEQLGRRIHYSQNDLVEYSPVTEKHLTDGMTVRELCSAAITMSDNTAANLLLTTIGGPKELTAFLHNMGDHVTRLDRWEPELNEAIPNDERDTTMPAAMATTLRKLLTGELLTLASRQQLIDWMEADKVAGPLLRSALPAGWFIADKSGAGERGSRGIIAALGPDGKPSRIVVIYTTGSQATMDERNRQIAEIGASLIKHW, from the coding sequence ATGAGTATTCAACATTTTCGTGTCGCCCTTATTCCCTTTTTTGCGGCATTTTGCCTTCCTGTTTTTGCTCACCCAGAAACGCTGGTGAAAGTAAAAGATGCTGAAGATCAGTTGGGTGCACGAGTGGGTTACATCGAACTGGATCTCAACAGCGGTAAGATCCTTGAGAGTTTTCGCCCCGAAGAACGTTTTCCAATGATGAGCACTTTTAAAGTTCTGCTATGTGGTGCGGTATTATCCCGTGTTGACGCCGGGCAAGAGCAACTCGGTCGCCGCATACACTATTCTCAGAATGACTTGGTTGAGTACTCACCAGTCACAGAAAAGCATCTTACGGATGGCATGACAGTAAGAGAATTATGCAGTGCTGCCATAACCATGAGTGATAACACTGCTGCCAACTTACTTCTGACAACGATCGGAGGACCGAAGGAGCTAACCGCTTTTTTGCACAACATGGGGGATCATGTAACTCGCCTTGATCGTTGGGAACCGGAGCTGAATGAAGCCATACCAAACGACGAGCGTGACACCACGATGCCTGCAGCAATGGCAACAACGTTGCGCAAACTATTAACTGGCGAACTACTTACTCTAGCTTCCCGGCAACAATTAATAGACTGGATGGAGGCGGATAAAGTTGCAGGACCACTTCTGCGCTCGGCCCTTCCGGCTGGCTGGTTTATTGCTGATAAATCTGGAGCCGGTGAGCGTGGGTCTCGCGGTATCATTGCAGCACTGGGGCCAGATGGTAAGCCCTCCCGTATCGTAGTTATCTACACGACGGGGAGTCAGGCAACTATGGATGAACGAAATAGACAGATCGCTGAGATAGGTGCCTCACTGATTAAGCATTGGTAA
- the uspE gene encoding universal stress protein UspE, whose amino-acid sequence MANYQNMLVVIDPNQDDQPALRRAVYLHQRIGGKIKAFLPIYDFSYEMTTLLSPDERTAMRQGVISQRTAWIREQAKYYIDAGVPIEIKVVWHNRPFEAVIQEVISGGHDLVLKMAHQHDRLEAVIFTPTDWHLLRKCPCPVWMVKDQPWPEGGKALVAVNLASEEPYHNALNEKLVKETILLAEKVNHTEVHLVGAYPVTPINIAIELPEFDPGVYNDAIRGQHLLAMKALRQKFGIDEKVTHVEKGLPEEVIPDLAEHLQAGIVVLGTVGRTGISAAFLGNTAEQVIDHLRCDLLVIKPDQYQTPIELDDDEDD is encoded by the coding sequence ATGGCTAACTATCAAAATATGCTTGTTGTTATCGATCCCAATCAGGACGATCAGCCAGCATTGCGGCGAGCTGTTTATTTGCATCAACGGATTGGTGGCAAAATTAAGGCATTCTTACCGATCTATGACTTTTCCTACGAGATGACTACCCTTCTCTCGCCTGATGAGCGAACAGCGATGCGTCAGGGTGTTATCAGTCAGCGAACTGCGTGGATTCGTGAGCAAGCAAAGTACTACATTGATGCAGGCGTTCCTATTGAAATCAAAGTGGTCTGGCACAACCGGCCTTTTGAAGCCGTGATTCAGGAAGTTATCAGCGGCGGTCACGATCTGGTTCTGAAAATGGCGCACCAACACGACCGTCTGGAAGCCGTAATTTTTACCCCGACCGACTGGCACTTGTTACGTAAATGCCCATGCCCAGTGTGGATGGTGAAAGACCAACCGTGGCCAGAAGGTGGTAAAGCGCTGGTGGCGGTGAATCTTGCCAGTGAAGAGCCATATCATAATGCGCTTAATGAAAAACTGGTGAAAGAAACCATACTTTTGGCTGAAAAGGTTAATCACACCGAAGTCCATCTGGTGGGCGCTTATCCGGTAACACCAATCAATATCGCTATTGAACTCCCCGAATTTGATCCAGGCGTGTACAACGACGCGATTCGTGGGCAGCATTTGTTGGCAATGAAGGCGTTGCGACAAAAATTCGGTATTGATGAAAAAGTCACGCATGTCGAAAAAGGACTACCAGAAGAGGTTATCCCGGATTTGGCTGAACATTTACAAGCTGGGATTGTAGTTCTCGGTACTGTTGGACGCACCGGTATTTCTGCGGCGTTTCTGGGTAATACCGCCGAGCAGGTTATTGACCATTTGCGCTGTGACCTGTTGGTGATTAAACCCGACCAGTATCAAACGCCTATCGAACTTGATGACGACGAAGACGATTAA
- a CDS encoding DUF2534 family protein, whose product MIWTTLKTAKGKKFLLCLLGVFVIAASIVTRATIGGVIEQYNIPLSEWTTSMYFIQSSMIFVYSLVFTVLLAIPLGIYLLGGEDKA is encoded by the coding sequence ATGATCTGGACAACGCTGAAAACCGCAAAAGGGAAAAAATTTCTATTGTGTCTGCTGGGGGTATTTGTCATTGCGGCGTCGATAGTGACACGCGCAACCATTGGTGGCGTGATTGAGCAGTACAATATCCCGCTCTCCGAGTGGACGACTTCAATGTATTTTATCCAGTCTTCTATGATTTTTGTCTATAGCCTGGTATTCACTGTTCTGCTGGCCATTCCCCTGGGGATTTATCTGCTTGGCGGGGAAGATAAAGCATAA
- a CDS encoding mechanosensitive ion channel family protein, which produces MITQIFIVNALNLAIVFGSCAALVLMSFWFRHGQKRRKGFVFHAAQFFIYAVIIGAIGNIVNYVIATYKINFISSDAIDFICTSLIALILTVKLFLLINQFERKQIKKGRDVTSARILSRIIKITIIMVIVLLYGEHFGMSLSGLLTFGGIGGLAVGMAGKDILSNFFSGIMLYFDRPFSIGDWIRSPDRNIEGTVTEIGWRITKITTFNNRPLYVPNSLFSSISVENPGRMTNRRITTTIGLRYEDAAKVGTIVEAVRQMLQTHESIDQHQTLLVYFNDFGDSSLNIMVYCFTKTTVWAEWLAAQQDVFLKIIDIVQAHGADFAFPSQTLYLDNSTPQQINEK; this is translated from the coding sequence ATGATTACTCAAATATTTATCGTTAACGCCCTGAATCTGGCGATTGTTTTCGGAAGCTGTGCAGCATTGGTGTTGATGAGCTTTTGGTTTCGCCATGGGCAGAAAAGAAGAAAAGGCTTTGTATTTCATGCCGCTCAATTCTTTATCTATGCGGTCATTATCGGCGCAATTGGTAACATTGTTAATTATGTGATTGCAACGTATAAAATTAATTTTATCTCTTCCGATGCAATCGATTTTATTTGTACATCATTAATTGCGCTTATTTTAACCGTTAAACTGTTTTTGTTGATCAATCAATTTGAACGCAAACAGATCAAAAAAGGTCGAGATGTGACCAGTGCGCGGATTCTTTCGCGCATAATTAAGATCACGATAATTATGGTGATTGTATTGCTCTATGGTGAGCATTTTGGCATGAGCCTTTCTGGTCTGTTGACCTTTGGTGGTATCGGTGGTCTTGCTGTTGGTATGGCAGGGAAAGATATTCTAAGTAATTTCTTTTCCGGGATTATGCTTTATTTTGACCGCCCTTTCAGTATCGGCGACTGGATCCGTTCTCCTGACAGAAATATTGAAGGTACGGTCACCGAAATTGGCTGGCGGATTACCAAAATTACGACATTTAATAACCGCCCACTCTACGTGCCCAACTCCTTGTTTTCTTCTATTAGTGTGGAAAACCCCGGCAGAATGACCAACCGACGGATAACCACAACCATTGGTTTACGTTATGAAGATGCCGCAAAGGTGGGAACAATTGTAGAAGCGGTGCGCCAGATGTTGCAGACACATGAAAGCATTGATCAACATCAGACGTTACTGGTGTATTTCAATGATTTTGGTGATTCGTCATTAAACATTATGGTTTATTGTTTTACTAAAACCACCGTCTGGGCCGAATGGCTGGCAGCGCAACAGGATGTTTTCCTGAAGATTATCGATATTGTCCAGGCGCATGGCGCAGATTTTGCGTTCCCAAGTCAGACGCTGTATCTGGATAACTCGACACCCCAGCAAATTAACGAGAAATAA
- a CDS encoding peptide ABC transporter substrate-binding protein, with translation MRHSVSVTCCALLVSSISLSWAADVPDGTVLAKKQEIVRHIKDEPATLDPAKAVGLPEIQVIRDLFEGLVNQNEKGEIVPGVATQWKSNDNRIWTFTLRDDAKWADGTPVTAEDFVYSWQRLVDPKTLSPFAWFAALAGINNAQAIIDGKTTPDKLGVTAVDARTLKVHLDKPLPWFANLTASFAFYPVKKANVESGKEWTKPGNLVGNGAFVLKERVVNEKLVVVPNSHYWDNGKTVLQKVTFLPINQESAATKRYLAGDIDITESFPKNLYQKLLKDIPGQVYTPPQLGTYYYAFNTQKGPTADQRVRMALSMTIDRRLIAEKVLGTGEKPAWHFTPDVTAGFTPEPSPFEQMSQEELNAQAKTLLSAAGYGPQKPLKLTLLYNTSENHQKIAIAVASMWKKNLGVDVKLQNQEWKTYIDSRNTGNFDVIRASWVGDYNEPSTFLSLLTSMHSGNISRFNNPAYDKVINQASLENTEKARNADYNSAEKILMEQAPIAPIYQYTNGRLIKPWLKGYPINNAEDVAYSRTMYVVEH, from the coding sequence ATGAGGCACTCTGTTTCAGTAACGTGTTGTGCGCTGTTGGTTAGCAGCATTTCTTTGTCCTGGGCGGCAGATGTTCCCGATGGAACAGTGCTCGCAAAGAAGCAAGAGATTGTGCGCCATATCAAGGATGAGCCAGCGACATTAGACCCGGCGAAAGCGGTAGGATTACCCGAGATTCAGGTTATCCGGGACCTGTTTGAAGGGCTGGTTAATCAGAATGAGAAGGGGGAAATTGTTCCCGGTGTTGCTACTCAGTGGAAAAGCAACGACAACCGTATCTGGACTTTTACCCTGCGTGATGACGCAAAATGGGCTGATGGTACGCCAGTGACTGCGGAAGATTTTGTTTATAGTTGGCAGCGACTGGTTGACCCGAAGACATTATCTCCCTTTGCCTGGTTTGCTGCACTTGCCGGAATTAACAATGCTCAGGCGATAATCGACGGTAAAACCACACCAGATAAACTGGGGGTAACAGCCGTTGATGCCCGTACACTTAAAGTGCATCTCGATAAGCCATTACCGTGGTTTGCTAATTTAACCGCCAGTTTTGCTTTTTATCCGGTAAAAAAAGCGAATGTAGAAAGTGGCAAAGAGTGGACAAAGCCTGGCAATTTAGTTGGTAATGGCGCGTTTGTGTTAAAAGAGCGGGTGGTCAACGAAAAACTGGTTGTTGTTCCTAATAGCCACTACTGGGATAACGGTAAAACGGTGCTGCAAAAAGTCACTTTCCTGCCAATCAATCAGGAGTCTGCCGCAACAAAACGTTATCTGGCCGGTGATATTGATATCACCGAGTCGTTCCCGAAAAATCTCTACCAAAAATTGCTGAAGGATATTCCGGGGCAGGTTTATACACCGCCGCAGTTAGGTACTTACTATTATGCGTTTAATACTCAGAAGGGGCCAACTGCGGATCAACGTGTCCGTATGGCGCTGAGTATGACTATCGACAGACGTCTGATTGCAGAAAAAGTACTGGGTACAGGTGAAAAACCGGCATGGCATTTTACCCCTGATGTTACCGCAGGATTTACACCTGAACCTTCGCCATTTGAGCAGATGAGCCAGGAAGAACTCAATGCACAGGCAAAAACATTGCTGAGTGCGGCAGGTTATGGCCCTCAAAAACCGCTCAAACTGACACTGCTGTATAACACTTCTGAGAATCACCAGAAGATCGCGATTGCGGTCGCGTCAATGTGGAAAAAGAATCTCGGCGTTGATGTTAAACTGCAAAATCAGGAATGGAAAACCTATATTGATAGCCGTAATACCGGCAATTTTGATGTCATCCGCGCTTCTTGGGTAGGCGATTATAATGAACCGTCAACTTTCCTGTCATTGTTAACCTCAATGCACTCAGGCAATATTTCACGGTTTAATAATCCGGCTTATGACAAGGTAATTAATCAGGCTTCGCTGGAGAATACAGAAAAGGCAAGGAATGCTGATTATAATTCTGCGGAAAAAATATTGATGGAGCAGGCACCTATTGCACCAATCTATCAGTACACTAATGGTCGATTAATTAAACCGTGGCTGAAAGGTTATCCGATCAACAATGCAGAAGATGTTGCCTACAGCCGCACAATGTATGTTGTTGAGCACTGA
- the mpaA gene encoding murein tripeptide amidase MpaA, which yields MTVTRPRAERGAFPPGTEHYGRSLLGAPLIWFPAPAANSESGLILAGTHGDENSSVVTLSCALRTLTPSLRRHHVVLNVNPDGSQLGLRANANGVDLNRNFPAANWKAGETVYRWNSAAPERDVVLLTGDAPGSEPETQALCQLIHRIQPAWVVSFHDPLACIEDPRQSELGEWLAQAFELPLVTSVGYETPGSFGSWCADLNLPCITAEFPAISSDEASEKYLFAMSNLLRWHPKDALVRS from the coding sequence ATGACTGTTACTCGCCCGCGCGCCGAACGTGGCGCATTTCCTCCCGGAACTGAACACTATGGTCGTTCTTTATTAGGTGCACCACTCATCTGGTTTCCGGCTCCCGCCGCCAACAGTGAAAGCGGATTGATTCTGGCTGGCACTCACGGCGACGAAAACTCTTCCGTGGTTACCCTTTCCTGCGCATTACGCACTTTAACGCCTTCATTGCGCCGCCATCACGTGGTGCTCAATGTTAACCCTGACGGCAGCCAGTTAGGGCTGCGGGCGAATGCCAATGGAGTTGATCTCAACCGCAATTTCCCGGCAGCTAACTGGAAAGCGGGTGAAACTGTATATCGCTGGAATAGTGCTGCGCCAGAACGAGACGTGGTACTGCTCACGGGGGATGCACCAGGTTCAGAACCTGAAACTCAGGCACTTTGCCAACTTATTCATCGTATTCAGCCTGCGTGGGTTGTTTCTTTTCACGACCCGCTGGCCTGCATTGAAGATCCACGACAAAGCGAATTAGGCGAGTGGCTGGCCCAGGCATTTGAGCTGCCATTAGTGACCAGTGTCGGTTACGAAACACCAGGATCGTTTGGCAGTTGGTGTGCAGATCTCAATTTACCCTGTATCACCGCCGAGTTTCCGGCCATCTCATCAGATGAAGCCAGCGAGAAGTACCTGTTCGCGATGTCCAACCTACTACGCTGGCATCCTAAAGATGCACTTGTCCGGTCGTAA
- the ycjG gene encoding L-Ala-D/L-Glu epimerase has translation MRSVKVYEEAWPLHTPFVIARGSRSEAHVVVVELEEDGVKGVGECTPYLRYGESDASVLAQIMEIVPQLEKGLTREALQQLLPAGAARNAVDCALWDLQARQQQQTLEELLGIELNSTITTAQTVVIGTPEQMATSAAALWNKGATLLKVKLDSHLISERMVAIRAAAPEATIIVDANKSWRAEGLAARCQLLADLGVAMLEQPLPAQDDAALENFIHPLPICADESCHTRSNLKALKGRYEMVNIKLDKTGGLTEALALATEAKAQGFSLMLGCMLCTSRAISAALPLVPQVSFADLDGPTWLAMDVEPHLHFTTGQVHL, from the coding sequence ATGAGATCTGTAAAGGTTTATGAAGAAGCCTGGCCATTACATACCCCGTTTGTGATTGCCCGTGGCAGTCGCAGCGAAGCGCATGTTGTGGTGGTCGAACTGGAGGAGGATGGCGTAAAAGGCGTAGGAGAATGTACGCCATATCTGCGTTATGGCGAAAGCGATGCTTCGGTACTGGCGCAAATCATGGAGATCGTTCCGCAACTGGAAAAGGGATTAACCCGTGAAGCGCTACAGCAGTTGTTACCGGCAGGCGCCGCACGCAACGCTGTCGATTGTGCGTTATGGGATCTTCAGGCCCGGCAGCAACAGCAAACACTGGAAGAGTTACTGGGCATTGAACTAAATTCAACCATTACTACGGCACAGACTGTCGTGATTGGTACTCCCGAGCAGATGGCCACCAGTGCTGCCGCTTTGTGGAATAAGGGCGCGACGTTACTGAAGGTGAAACTTGATAGTCATTTGATCAGTGAGCGAATGGTGGCAATACGTGCAGCAGCACCTGAAGCCACGATCATTGTCGATGCCAATAAGTCCTGGCGCGCTGAGGGACTGGCGGCACGTTGCCAGTTGCTGGCAGATCTGGGCGTGGCAATGCTTGAACAACCGCTTCCTGCCCAGGACGACGCCGCACTGGAGAACTTCATTCATCCTCTGCCAATTTGTGCTGATGAGAGTTGCCATACCCGTAGCAACCTTAAAGCGCTGAAAGGGCGTTATGAAATGGTCAACATCAAGCTGGATAAAACTGGCGGTTTGACTGAGGCACTGGCACTGGCCACCGAAGCTAAGGCGCAGGGATTCAGTCTGATGCTAGGTTGTATGCTCTGCACTTCACGTGCGATTAGCGCCGCTTTGCCGCTTGTTCCTCAGGTCAGTTTTGCTGATCTTGATGGCCCCACCTGGCTGGCAATGGATGTGGAGCCACATCTGCATTTTACGACCGGACAAGTGCATCTTTAG
- the tpx gene encoding thiol peroxidase, giving the protein MSQTVHFQGNPVAVANSIPQAGSKAQPFTLVAKDLSDVTLSQFAGKRKVLNIFPSIDTGVCAASVRKFNQLVTEIDNTVVLCVSADLPFAQSRFCGAEGLNNVITLSTFRNAEFLKNYGVEITDGPLKGLAARAVVVIDENDNVVFSQLVNEITTEPDYDTALTVLKA; this is encoded by the coding sequence ATGTCACAAACCGTTCATTTCCAGGGCAACCCGGTTGCAGTCGCAAACTCCATTCCTCAGGCGGGTAGCAAAGCGCAGCCTTTTACTCTCGTGGCAAAAGATCTGTCTGACGTCACACTGAGTCAGTTTGCTGGCAAACGCAAAGTGTTAAATATTTTCCCAAGTATCGATACCGGCGTATGCGCAGCATCGGTACGTAAGTTTAATCAACTGGTAACAGAAATCGACAACACGGTTGTGCTGTGCGTTTCTGCTGACCTGCCGTTCGCTCAGTCTCGTTTTTGCGGTGCAGAAGGTTTAAATAACGTCATCACCCTCTCTACTTTCCGCAATGCTGAGTTCCTCAAAAATTATGGTGTAGAAATCACCGACGGCCCGCTGAAAGGTCTGGCAGCACGTGCAGTTGTCGTTATTGACGAAAATGACAATGTTGTTTTCAGCCAGTTGGTAAATGAAATCACCACCGAACCGGATTACGACACCGCACTCACTGTGCTGAAAGCGTAA
- the tyrR gene encoding transcriptional regulator TyrR, with amino-acid sequence MRLEVFCEDRLGLTRELLDILVLRGIDLRGIEIDPIGRIYLNFAELEFNTFSSLMAEIRRISGVTDVRTVPWMPSEREHLALSALLEALPEPVLSLDMKSKVEIANPASCQLFGQHLDRLRNHTAAQLINGFNFLRWLEGNPQTSHNEHVVINGQNFLMEITPVYLQDENDQHVLTGAVVMLRSTIRMGRQLQNITSQDVSAFSQIVAVSPKMKHVVEQARKLAMLSAPLLITGDTGTGKDLFAHACHQASPRAGKPYLALNCASIPEDAVESELFGHAPEGKKGFFEQANGGSVLLDEIGEMSPRMQTKLLRFLNDGTFRRVGEDHEVHVDVRVICATQKNLVELVQKGLFREDLYYRLNVLTLNLPPLRDCPQDIMPLTELFVARFADEQGVPRPKLAADLNTVLTRYAWPGNVRQLKNAIYRALTQLDGYELRSQDILLPDYDVATVAVGEDAMEGSLDEITSRFERSVLTQLYRNYPSTRKLAKRLGVSHTAIANKLREYGLNQKKSEE; translated from the coding sequence ATGCGTCTGGAAGTCTTTTGTGAAGACCGGCTCGGTCTGACCCGCGAACTGCTCGATATTCTTGTGCTACGTGGCATTGATTTACGCGGTATTGAGATCGATCCCATCGGGCGAATTTACCTTAACTTCGCTGAACTGGAGTTCAATACATTCAGTAGCCTGATGGCTGAAATTCGCCGTATCTCCGGCGTTACAGATGTTCGCACTGTTCCCTGGATGCCTTCTGAGCGTGAGCATCTGGCGCTCAGCGCATTACTTGAAGCTCTTCCGGAACCTGTTTTATCGCTGGATATGAAAAGTAAGGTTGAGATTGCTAACCCGGCAAGTTGTCAACTTTTTGGTCAACATCTCGATCGCCTGCGTAACCATACCGCCGCGCAATTGATTAATGGTTTTAATTTTCTGCGCTGGCTGGAAGGTAATCCGCAAACATCACATAACGAACATGTGGTGATTAACGGGCAAAACTTCCTGATGGAAATCACGCCTGTGTATTTGCAGGATGAAAACGATCAGCACGTGCTGACAGGCGCGGTGGTGATGTTGCGTTCTACCATTCGGATGGGGCGTCAGCTGCAAAACATCACCTCTCAAGATGTTAGCGCTTTCAGTCAGATTGTCGCCGTTAGCCCGAAAATGAAACATGTAGTTGAGCAGGCGCGCAAACTGGCGATGCTGAGTGCGCCACTGTTGATTACCGGTGATACCGGCACAGGTAAAGATCTCTTTGCTCACGCGTGCCACCAGGCCAGTCCACGAGCGGGGAAACCTTATCTGGCGCTTAATTGTGCTTCTATCCCGGAAGACGCCGTTGAAAGTGAACTGTTTGGTCACGCACCGGAAGGCAAAAAAGGCTTCTTCGAGCAGGCGAATGGTGGCTCTGTTCTGCTGGATGAAATTGGCGAGATGTCACCACGTATGCAGACCAAACTACTGCGTTTTCTTAACGACGGTACTTTCCGCCGTGTTGGTGAGGACCACGAAGTTCATGTGGATGTACGGGTGATTTGCGCGACGCAGAAAAACCTGGTTGAGTTGGTACAAAAAGGCCTGTTCCGGGAAGATCTCTATTATCGCCTTAACGTTTTGACACTAAATCTGCCGCCACTACGCGATTGCCCGCAAGATATTATGCCTTTGACGGAGTTGTTCGTGGCCCGTTTTGCTGATGAGCAAGGCGTGCCGAGACCAAAACTGGCCGCCGATCTCAATACCGTACTGACCCGTTATGCCTGGCCTGGAAACGTGCGTCAGTTAAAAAATGCGATCTATCGAGCATTAACGCAACTGGATGGTTATGAGCTGCGCTCGCAGGATATTCTGTTACCAGACTATGATGTCGCCACGGTGGCTGTCGGTGAAGATGCGATGGAAGGTTCGCTGGATGAGATCACCAGCCGCTTTGAACGTTCGGTGCTGACACAACTGTATCGTAATTATCCCAGCACACGTAAGCTGGCAAAACGGCTGGGGGTTTCGCACACCGCCATCGCCAATAAATTGCGTGAATATGGTCTGAATCAGAAAAAAAGCGAAGAGTAA
- a CDS encoding YcjF family protein: protein MTEPLKPRIDFDGPLEVDQSPKFKAQQTFDENQAQNFAPATLDEAPEEEGQVEAVMDAALRPKRSLWRKMVMGGLALFGASVVGQGVQWTMNAWQTQDWVALGGCAAGALIIGAGVGSVVTEWRRLWRLRQRAHERDEARDLLHSHGAGKGRAFCEKLAQQAGIDQSHPALQRWYASIHETQNDREVVTLYAHLVQPVLDAQARREISRSAAESTLMIAVSPLALVDMAFIAWRNLRLINRIATLYGIELGYYSRLRLFRLVLLNIAFAGASELVREVGMDWMSQDLAARLSTRAAQGIGAGLLTARLGIKAMELCRPLPWLDDDKPRLGDFRRQLIGQLKETLQKAPTRREN from the coding sequence ATGACCGAACCGTTAAAACCACGTATTGATTTCGACGGTCCACTGGAGGTCGATCAGAGCCCTAAATTTAAGGCGCAGCAGACCTTTGACGAAAATCAGGCGCAAAATTTTGCCCCAGCCACACTCGACGAAGCGCCGGAAGAAGAAGGGCAAGTTGAAGCAGTGATGGATGCGGCGCTACGTCCGAAACGCAGTCTGTGGCGCAAAATGGTGATGGGCGGACTGGCGCTGTTTGGTGCAAGCGTTGTTGGTCAGGGTGTGCAGTGGACGATGAACGCCTGGCAAACTCAGGACTGGGTGGCCCTGGGCGGCTGTGCCGCAGGAGCATTGATTATTGGTGCAGGCGTAGGGTCTGTGGTGACAGAGTGGCGACGCTTATGGCGCTTGCGCCAGCGTGCTCATGAACGCGATGAAGCGCGCGATTTGTTGCACAGTCACGGCGCCGGGAAAGGGCGCGCGTTTTGCGAAAAACTGGCGCAGCAGGCGGGAATCGATCAGTCACATCCGGCGCTGCAACGCTGGTATGCCTCGATTCACGAAACACAAAATGACCGTGAGGTCGTGACTTTGTACGCACATTTGGTGCAGCCCGTGCTGGATGCTCAGGCGCGGCGGGAGATCAGCCGTAGTGCAGCAGAGTCTACATTGATGATTGCAGTAAGTCCGCTGGCATTAGTGGATATGGCCTTCATTGCCTGGCGCAATTTACGTCTTATCAACCGTATCGCAACGCTGTATGGCATTGAGTTGGGGTATTACAGTCGTTTGCGCTTATTTCGCCTGGTCTTGTTGAACATCGCTTTTGCCGGAGCCAGTGAGCTGGTGCGGGAAGTAGGGATGGACTGGATGTCGCAAGATCTTGCTGCACGACTGTCAACGCGCGCAGCACAAGGTATTGGTGCAGGTTTATTAACTGCGCGTCTGGGCATTAAGGCCATGGAGTTGTGTCGTCCATTGCCGTGGCTTGATGATGATAAACCGCGATTGGGGGATTTCCGCCGTCAATTGATTGGTCAACTCAAGGAGACGTTACAGAAAGCACCAACCAGACGCGAAAATTAA